Sequence from the Miscanthus floridulus cultivar M001 chromosome 16, ASM1932011v1, whole genome shotgun sequence genome:
gatggtgatgcaaagagacacaaggtttatactggttcaggcaatatgtgccctacatccagtctgagagagcgatcttgtattccttgcaccgaggtgcttgtagtaggggcttacaagctgggcgagagagggagctagtcctaagtctctgcgtggagcggcgtgggttgcttgagatgttgatctcttgcagtgaggaagcgggtgtgttacagagcgttgcgtGTTGATGGCGCATGTGTGTCCCTGAGAGTCTGTGAGTCTCCCTGAgtccctagaagcggccccggtcactcccttttatagtcgaagggaggcatggGGCGGTACATGAGTTTGCtatgtggcgttttgtgagcagaggcggcatgtccgagccctgtagctcatcactgtggtggcatggtcggtggagcggccttgtcctcgatgcactggagcgatgcgtcggtcacgcctgatcctgtgcgacgtgggagctcctgcggtCATGGCGTAGGGTATGGTGCATACTACAGATGAcatgccggtcgctgtatgttgacaacgtagagagctaaggcctagtcggtgcagaggcggaaccattgtggggggctcggcgggcgcaagtcccgaggctaccgagaccccgaagcggatcaccgaggctcggagggagtagttggtctttgtacgtcgatttcgaggctacagggacccggacatgactctccacgctgcgctgtcctcggagcaggggttaggcagcacagtgcagcatgggtgtcagtcatgggcacagtgccgagcacagcggccggtaacccctgccccgtcctgtcccggatggcatggcgtcgatgtgacttatgtctcatcggccactccgctgtatcgagccatcgttcggTTGATGTCGCAGGAGTGGTTGAAcgtgttagttggacgtgacgtcctatcagagaagtcggtcaaggcagaggcgacggggttgttgccaagccggcctcgagcaaggcagagAATCGATACCtagtccgaggccttacgggtggggcctcggacgagtcggagaatcagtacctcgtccgaggccttacgggcggggcctcgggcgaggcggagcatcgATACCttgtctgaggccttacgggcggggtctcaggcgaggtggagaatttgtacctcatctgaggccttatgggcggggcctcgggcaagtcagagaatcggtacctcgtccgaggccttacgggtggggcctcgagtgaggtggagaatcggtacctcgtccgaggccttacgtgcggggcctcgggtgaggcagagaatcggtacctcatccgaggccttacgtgcggggcctcgagcgagtcggagaatcggtacctcgttcgaggcctcacggtttcattttgggccttacgagaatcggtacctcatccgaggccttacgagcggggcctcgggtgagtcggagaatcagtacctcatccgaggccttacgtgcggggcctcgagcgaggtggagaatcagcacctcgttcgaggccttacgggcggggcctcgagcgagtcagagaatcgatacctcgtccgaggcctcacagtttcattttgggccgagcccgcttcgggtgagtcaGGATACTATCCGAGGTGGGCCGGGTGATCCAGCtgggcctcggataaggtggggtctacccgtggttgtctcttggcttcgatatttataaggtctaagcgattttttggtccttgcttaggcggcccctttttatggtacccgacagtagcccccgagcctcgcggagagtgtgagcgctcttcctgaggttttgatgagaatTGGCTCATGGCTGCTCCTGGCGgaatggtgtttcgtactcaagggctcggtgggtgcacgcgagcgcacccaccgagtgtagcccccaaggccctggaggagtggatttattcctccaggggcttttctcatgttgaatgaggggttttatcgcgtttgccgagcccctgagtgcgagttcgggtcgctgggcctcggcttggttgtaggaagagccccgagCTCTGcttagagcaagagggcgatcaagagtttCTCTGTCTTTTTTATGCGGCCCTCGCACGTCCTCTTTGTTCGAAAGGagggtggagtatgctaggctaccctcggtgggcgcgagcagtgacacctctggtgagctgtttatcgggtaagtccgagtggaggcccatgccccattcgataggggtcggctagcggtctagagacgcactccaaaagtactagagggcttctccagtgggtcccagggccgtttgattggcctcgggggctcggtgcctccctacggtgggatcccattcagagacctccctaccggtctcggacacgacttagggcatcccaagcaattgcttgcttgggcctcggccatgtatgggcttgcccatagtcatccctgactctatttgtcctggggcggctgtcgagaccctcgggggcctagctttcgaacccctggaccataacaggCTTGGTACcttttatcgcgtttgccgagcccctgagtgtgagttcgggttgctgggcctcggcttgtTTGTAGGaaaagcccccgagcctctgcgcggagcaagaggatgattaggagtttccctgtcttttttgtgcggccctcgtgcatccttttcgttcgaaaggaggggtggagtatgccaggctaccctcggtgggtgcgagcagtgacacctccggtgagttgttattgggtaagtccaagtggaggcccatgccccatttgataggggtcggctaacGGTCTAGAGAcatactccaaaagtaccagagggcttctctagtgggtcccagggccgttcgattggccccaggggctcgatgcctccctacggtgggatcccattcagagacctccctgacggtctcggacacgacttagggcatcccaagcaattacttgcttgggccttagccatgtacgggctcgcccatagtcatccctaactctgtttgtcctagggcggctgtcgagaccctcgggggcccagcctttgaaaccctagaccgtaataggctcggtACCTTTTATCGCGTTTtgtcgagcccccgagtgcgagtttgggttgttgggcctcggcttggttgtaggaggagcccccgagcctctacccAGAaaaagagggcgatcaggagttttcctgtctttttgtgcggcccttgcgcatccttttcattcggaaggaggggtggagtatgccaggctaccctcggtgggcgcgagtagTGACACCTTCAatgagctgttatcaggtaagtccaagtggaggctcgtgccccatttgataggggtcggctagtggtccagagacacactccaaaagtactagagggcttctctagtgggtcctagggccgttcgattggccccgggggctcggtgcctccctacggtgggatcccattcagagacctccctaccggtcttgaacatgacttagggcatcccaagcgattgcttgcttgggcctcggccatgtacatgctcgccatagtcatccctaactctatttgtcctagggcggctgtcgagaccctcgggggcccagccttcgaacccctggaccataataggctcggtgccttttatcgtgttttgccgagcccccgagtgcgagttcgggttgctaggcctcggcttggttgcaggaggagcccccaggcctctacgcggagcaagagggcgatcaggagtttctctgtcttttttgtgcggcccttgtgcatccttttcgttcgaaaggaggggtggaatatgccaggctaccctcggtgggcgcgagcagtgacacctccggtgagctgttattgggtaagtctgagtggaggcccgtgccccattccaTAGGGGTCGGCAAgcagtccagagacgcactccaaaagtaccagagggcttctctagtgggtcctagggctgttCAATTGGCCCCGAGGGCTcaatgcctccctatggtgggatcccattcagagacctccctgccggtcttggacacgacttagggcatcccaagcactcgcttgcttgggcctcggccatgtacgggctcgcccatagtcatctttgactctgtttgtcctagggtggtTGTCAAGACCCTcgagggcccagcctttgaacccctagaccgtaacgggctcggtgcccagttccttagtctgaaaggaatcgggtgggggatattcccctcccatcggctgacaacggtgggtgcgccttttgaggtggttcctCGGGGAGACAGAATGATGCCTGCTGTTGCTGTGGTCGGATGCGACGTGACATCCGTGGGATGGGATGTTACTGTGTGCACGCGGTTAATAAGGAAGAAGTGGACGCGTGGGAGGTTTagtcggatctggattaactgcgctagatctgagggaaacttccccggtttTGTCGCCCGTCTATTTTGCccccttccctccctcataaatacgtgacgagcctagccccgcccctccttaccttgcctgcctgcGTTCGCCCTTtatgccctcgagcggttgctaagaacagagagcgccgaggagaagaagggagaagggggaggaaaggagggagagagagagggatagcgagagcacaccttaccgccgtagccgcattctccaccgcacccatggtcGGCGGCACTGTTTTCGTCCAGGTGGATCCTTGGGGTCTGTCCGATGTGTCTATGGCGACGCTGCAGTCGCTTATCGACGACGGCCTCCTccgcccggttaccgaccccaacagaccggagtggattgctccaggggccgagccgaagccgaggccatgcaatggctacatcgtgagcttcataGCCTTCCACGAGCGCAGTCTCGGCctaccggcggaccggttcatgcaggcgctcctgccttactacggcatggagctccacaacttcaaccccaactccattgcacaggcggccatcttcgccgccatctgcgaggggtacctaggcattgccccccactgggagctatggctccacctctttcgggcggggctcaccaccaagccggcggGCACGACGGGCACGTAGAAGGAgttgagggccggcggctacactctccaagtgtgtcAAGACCGGCAGCCCCTCTACATCCTGACCCAGCTCACGTCATCCAACTgtcgctggtacaacagctggttctacctccacaatgaCAATGGCAGGCTTCCCCCCTATACTGGGCATGTCAtggagagccagccagagaggtggaggtacggcgtcccgatggttgatcagcccaagctgcggcCGCTCCTAGAGGAgctggagaggctgcgcagcCACGGCCTTATGGCGGCTGTGGTCATGgcagccttccaccgccggagggtgctgccgctgatggctcagcggcagcgcctgttcgagatgacaccagatgagccgatcgatggcgtctggttgtccgccgtcgccctctccgatgaggagattctacgtctGGTGAGAGAGACAgtggaggggcggctgaggaGCAATGGTTTGACCCTGTTCTCGATGGGCCCATCAcaggggtacatctctctggtgagtcacgcGCCGCTGTggcccctgaggcctccttgctccttacatttttgttctgttcccttatttgcgtttgccgttcctgcaggggatgagggatgtgcgagcctcctcaCCGCCCGTTCCCTAGGACGCagagcggcgggcggtgaacAGGGTGCATGCCGAGGCGTACAAGAAGCGGAAGGACGtcgaggaggcaaggcgcaagaggaagagcctcgagcgcgACGAGCTAGAGAAACGTCGCTGGCAGcagaggcacgatggtctccTGGTGGAGCCATCTCCGTCACCATCGTCGACGGATTCTTCGAGTgatgacgacgagagcgaggcggggtcctctggaccatctccctaacgtcAGGGGGACTACGCTGGGGCATCGGCGAGCGGCCTGGCgtttccaggaggaggaggagaggacgcctcgaggctggcgatcgcccgccccggggccgaggccgacacgcccgaggcatgggCATTGGGGAAGCGTGCCATCAGCCCAATGGGCTCGACAGCGGAGGTAGAACGGGCAACGGCGGGGGCGACCCAACAGCCTCcacagagggtcgagggggcgttGGAGTCCGGCGATGGCCAGTCGACACCAGTGGACATGGGGGccatgccaccgccgccaccaccgccattgcAGAGGGCGAGGGACGCAGTGCGGAAGCTATTGTGTCCCTgatcgaggtaagtgttttgtcagtggagtttgcagcGTCTTCTACTCGTTCCTTGGTCGTACGCTGACCAAGTAAGTGTTTTGTCTTCAGTCGGAAGCGTCAGGCAGAGGCGCCCGCCctggcgccacgtaaggcgctcaaggtgagcaccagctccaccgcccgatgggtggtggaggcgcaggccgccatacaacgtggcgcggcgttggccagggctgacccgaaggagccagtcgcccaaggagaggctgcCGAGGTGGTCATGAAGGAAgtgggggaggaggcgcctaAGCCCTACGAGGCTGATGCCCATGAGTCAGATAAAGCCGAGGTGCCTTCAGTCGCTGAGGCCActgagggcgaggccgaggccccaaGGACCTCCGAGGCTGAAGTGGTGGAGGTCGAGGCTTCCAGGCCTTCTGAAGCCGAGGTGGCAGAGGCCAGAGCTCTCGGGACCTCCGAGGCCGAGGCGGTAGAGGCCGGTGTAGGCGCGGCGAAGCCAGCGAACCAGGATACGGAGACGGAGGCAGGGCAAGCTTCAGTACCGCCCCTGGTCCAAGACCCGCCACCGTCGCAGGGGAgccccgggaggtggaggtccatttgacctcctccgacgatacttcttgGGGGAAGAACGTGGCGGACaccgaggcggccagtaccgtgGAGCAACCAGCTCCGACCTCTTgcgaggggagctcggccctcgtccgggtacaacctgagccccgtgggtgggatagcccgcgtgtcttatggcggagccgggacgaccctgaggggagcctctgttcgccctcaaggacgtggccgaggggggcgctgggactccttcgagcaattccgccGTCTAGCAGAGCAGTCGCTGCGGACAGCACTGTCCGTCATGGCTGACGACCTACCCGGTGTTGCCCAGGTACGCACCTTCTTTTCTTGTGTTGTGTtgtctttttccgagttttctcgcagtgcttgacgtctgttctgcctatccaggagctcgaggcccggtcgcttgggaagtcgttgttcctccagtgggagagggatgtctgggaccagctccgacagcagaaggacttgctcgccaatgccaatgagcttctgttagcgcggagcgtggaggtggaggacctccgccttcgctgtgctgatatgaaggccaaGGCAGCCATGGCTCGGGAGTAGGCCGCCCCTTTGGCGgtgcggatcaaggagctagaggaggagttgacccgggtggctggcgagcgggacaccttcaggtcccgggccgaaCAAGTggaggcctctgccaaggccgtcgccgggcagctgggggtggAGCTGGGCGTGCACTTGCGGACGAAAGGTGCCCTGGTAGAGGCTctcaaggtggctgaggcctcccgggtcgaggccttagcctggaaggaaaaggccgagggtgagtcccgttgagccgcgccccttgttttatttgtttttcttgtgttcgacccctaactccccgatgtgatgcagagctagagggggaggcttccagggcggccgaggcctctcgggttgaggtccAAAACAGGTGGGAGAAAGtcgagggtgagtctcataggcctgggcccctgttcggcttgtttttctttCATGCTTGACCCTATCCCACCTGTCTTGgcacagggttggagaaggaggtcacctggGCAGCTAAGGCCTCTatcgcagtgcaggcggtgctcgtggCCGAGATCTAGGAGCACAACGTGCTACAGAGCGCCGCCCGTACctcctgcgaggccctggaggttggggggtcgagtcgggcagctccctcgggagtcgcctgatcgcgttgagcggctgAGTCCACGAGCGGCTCTAGGGGgtgctgcatacgggcgtcaagcgtgccctagccgtcatctcctcgcactacgtCGACATCAAACTCGAGGCCGTCAGCGATGGTTACGTCGTGGTTGAGGATGacgagaaggccgaggaggaggtcatgaagctggtgaaggcggctgaggcccctggcatggcgctggccaagctattcgaagaggaggtggttcctcctacgccgaccgccgatgctggcgaccctgagctttgacctgggccaaaggggccacgtaaatagattaggacttacattattgtaccataatgcttgtggccgtcgaggcctttttgaagtacttatgtgtatatgctttttaatcgtttttattgtatttccgagcatctgccctctgtctcgtctttgaacatatcacttgcaaaaaaacttcctcagagcctaagctgcccctcgggcaaaaggtggtgagggagttgccgtagcctagaggcgtaggctgtgtcgcggctcggccagccttttggccctgagacagactttcggtccttaggttttttacaatcgatttgccagagtacgcgagagagtttggcgtagaattttttttgaaaaatgactaaaaacagTTACCGGGACTTAGGCAGGGTCCCCCTTCTAGCCCtcaagggaggctcggttctgtagaggcagagccgagtcttgttcgagccccgtggtgggcacctctgtagaggcagagccgagtctcccttgtagcgttatcataacgctgatcccccatcgatgggctcagggggtttctcgaaaaattagaataactaaagaacgcttctttattgtatttcgagaaacaatgtatataatgcttggaaatttaagggtagaagcgacgtagctattctatgttccaagcgttggtgaggatttcgcccttctcgttggctagcttgtaggtcctaggctttagcacttgggcgacgatgtacggtccttcccatggcggggtcagcttgtggcggcccttattgctctgcctcagtctcagcaccaggtcatccaccttcaggtctcggcttcgaatgtgatgggcttgatagcgtcgtagggcttgctggtacttggccgagtgtagcagcgcaacatcttaggcttcctccagttggtcgagggtgtcctcgcgggcagtgcggttgctctgctcgttgtaggcctgaagccttggggaaccgtactccaagtcagtggggaggatggcctcggctccatagaccaggaagaacggtgtgaaccccgtggctcgactcggagtgttcctcaggctccagatgaccaacgggagttcagcaagccatttcttgccaaatttcttcaaccggttgtatattcttggcttgaggccttgtaggatcatgccgttggcacgttctacttggccgtttgtcctagggtgtcctacggccgaccaggctacatggatgtggtggtggtcgcagaacgtcaggaacttgtggctggtgaattgtgtcccattgtcagtgatgatgtcgaggagcgtggccGCTGTGGTCAtagatgtcgaggagcgcgaccGCTGTGGTCGGtacgttccggcctaactctcagaccaggtctcggcaggaggtgctagagaggaatgcttggacaaTTTTtgagtcaccgacgcggggcaactcggtgcattgcttggagaagtgtcgggtgaagtctcggagagactcgtccagctTCTGGCGACacctcttgaggtcctaggagttctcgGGTGCACGTATGTGTCCTAAAAATTCTCGACGAAGAtctttaccaagtcgcgccagttgtggatctgcaagggagggaggtgttcgagccaggctcatgctgagtctgacaggaacaaggggaggttgcagatgatgagcaggtcatcgtccacgccacctagctgacaagccaggtggtaatcggccagccacagctcgaggatggtctcgccgctgtattttgcgaggttggccggttgccgaaaccaGGCCGAGAAGTGGGCGCTgtggatggccttgctgaagacttgagggccaggtggcctaggagaaggattgcggtcctccccactatcgtagcgaccgcctcggtgcgggtgatagcctcgggcgggcccatcGTTGTCGTGTCGCCATCGCCTgttgaccacatcgtggtcgccctGCACCTCACGTCGGTCGCCGAGGCGATCGTGCACCGAGAGGGCCTTGTTGGCTGTCGGTGCCTGAGGAGGCtcaggacgaaccgaggcctctctatcctgccgAGGTTGTGCCATGGGTAGTTCCGAGGCGCCTTCGCGCCGTCGAGAgcggaacttttggcctgctataccgaagcggtctcgaggaggtctcggagctcgctgtggacccgtcgcccctccgaggtagagggctcgggcatcgttcggAGTAGCATCGCCGCTGCCGTGACGTTCTGGCTGGCGCCATTGAAGATAAGGGGTTGCTCGCCCccccccttcgtcgttgttgatgtggcggttgacgtcgcgagccctccgccgggctgctccgccatcaccacgaccccgctgctcttgctcgagagtgtctcggagctgctgcagaaggagtcggtcttgtttgaccttggcctaaagctcacggagctgctctaggtctaggcatCGAAGTTCCTCAGGGGCGAGGTTCCCGTTTCACGTTGCCAGAGGCTCGACGCATGGTGGTGCGGGGTCGCCTGCCCCTCGTGGGGTGGGAAGCGACTGCctaccccttcgtcctcatcgctcgcgctcggcatcccgagctcgatgttgaagcactcacgggtgggatcgtaagtgccttcgtcatcggagtcggagtagccgaagcagtagtcgctcgcagcCATGAagtggcgcatggcttcagggtcatgaAACCCGaagaagtccgctctggcccacgcctcgtcctcctccgaggagtcagcgtgggtgtgggttgaGGTTGTTGCGATGAGGTTGAGGGCAaaacgttggtggcgtcctggTGGCTCTGCGTTAGCGGAAGCATAggcggaagcgtaggcggcggcggcattgctcaacccaaaggggtacggggatggggtCGTCGCCTGGCTCTGCTCCGCCGGAGTcgattccttaggaggtggcggggcagagcttgatgacggggcatcgctgcgcgccaccggtgtctttcccttgcccaggcttaagctagataggtccccaaccagggactctgtaccaatagccgggcatgggataccggtggagcgcGGTGCATCGCCCTGAGCTCgcgtggtgtcggggtggtcccgctcgcgtcgtgcctggcgagcgtgacgAGAGCGGCGGCTCGGGCGCcgtctgcgcctgggctgctggtgtgTGATGTCATCATCGGTaggtggggctctgggtgtgaggagtaccatatcgtactcacatcctagagacatgaactctaggctcccgaaccagatcaccgtgccgagacgcagtggtcgcacggggtctgccatccggaacttgttgagatgactaagctgacacgcagtatggCCCCTATCTGGCACGCCAACTACCGAtgttttggaccggtgggccctcaaccgactagtaaaagtgtactacgtgcccctaatcccggatggtgatgcaaagagaccaaggtttatactggttcaggcaataggtgccctacgtccactctgagagagtga
This genomic interval carries:
- the LOC136510898 gene encoding fruit protein pKIWI501-like, which translates into the protein MGIGEACHQPNGLDSGGRTGNGGGDPTASTEGRGGVGVRRWPVDTSGHGGHATAATTAIAEGEGRSAEAIVSLIEAEAPALAPRKALKVSTSSTARWVVEAQAAIQRGAALARADPKEPVAQGEAAEVVMKEVGEEAPKPYEADAHESDKAEVPSVAEATEGEAEAPRTSEAEVVEVEASRPSEAEVAEARALGTSEAEAVEAGVGAAKPANQDTETEAGQASVPPLVQDPPPSQGSPGRWRSI